The following proteins come from a genomic window of Lolium rigidum isolate FL_2022 chromosome 5, APGP_CSIRO_Lrig_0.1, whole genome shotgun sequence:
- the LOC124656252 gene encoding ribonuclease H2 subunit A-like has product MAVVATAAPEWATKEPCLMGIDEAGRGPVLGPMVYGCMYCARSYQNTLATLSFADSKTLKEEQREELFESLKTNSSIGWEVDVICPKVLSAKMLKRTKVNLNEISHNSAMGLVKKALDMGVLLAEVYVDTVGDPEKYRVKLAEKFPGIKFVVAKKADSLYPVVSGASIVAKVTRDRAVRNWAFDETAQNLHMNTGSGYPGDPNTIQWLKDHKHPVFGFPTLVRFSWGTCTPYFKNGVEVTWESDELDEDEASGGSAKRQVKLSSLGFTGFKRKSEEIESSGKARCKFFQARKLELVRKFQ; this is encoded by the exons ATGGCTGTGGTAGCGACAGCAGCACCAGAGTGGGCTACCAAAGAGCCTTGCCTCATGGGCATCGACGAGGCTGGACGAGGCCCTGTGCTTG GTCCCATGGTGTATGGCTGCATGTACTGTGCGCGTTCCTACCAGAACACTCTTGCCACCCTCAGTTTTGCAG ATTCGAAGACCTTGAAGGAGGAACAAAGGGAAGAGCTGTTTGAAAGTCTGAAGACGAATAGCTCCATTGGGTGGGAGGTTGATGTCATATGCCCAAAAGTGCTATCTGCCAAAATGTTGAAAAG GACAAAAgttaatctgaatgaaatatctCATAACTCTGCAATGGGTCTCGTTAAAAAAGCTCTTGACATGGGAGTTCTTCTGGCGGAG GTCTATGTCGACACAGTTGGAGATCCTGAAAAGTATAGGGTGAAACTTGCTGAAAAGTTTCCAGGCATCAAATTTGTGGTTGCCAAGAAAGCTGATAGTCTTTACCCTGTTGTTAGCGGAGCAAGTATAGTTGCAAAG GTCACAAGGGATAGAGCCGTGCGGAACTGGGCATTTGATGAAACAGCTCAGAATTTGCACATGAACACTGGATCAGGTTATCCAGGAG ACCCTAATACTATACAATGGTTAAAAGACCATAAGCATCCAGTGTTTGGTTTCCCAACTTTGGTGCGTTTTAGCTGGGGAACTTGCACGCCATACTTCAAGAATGGAGTTGAAGTCACGTG GGAGTCTGACGAACTTGATGAAGACGAAGCCAGCGGTGGAAGCGCCAAGCGGCAGGTAAAATTGTCGAGTTTAGGCTTCACTGGGTTCAAAAGGAAGTCCGAGGAGATCGAATCGAGTGGAAAAGCCCGTTGTAAGTTCTTCCAGGCTCGTAAGCTTGAGCTGGTCAGGAAGTTTCAGTGA